In the Arachis ipaensis cultivar K30076 chromosome B10, Araip1.1, whole genome shotgun sequence genome, one interval contains:
- the LOC110268480 gene encoding serine/threonine-protein phosphatase 7 long form homolog — translation MEDERRLYQLDGVAHVAGTIDAEPTRCVYSVRRQQNMPLHDRIIPYLERAGLYHLARLNAYWFWLDEPLVSAFIERWRPETHTFHMPFGKCTITLQDVAYQFGLPVDGQAVSGCMIDFHMHIEGVRLAWEWFEELFGELPPPDKRKLYTVHFTWFHERFRVLPADALEETVRIYARAYIMMLLSTQLFMDKSANRVHLRWLPFVVRLDDMSSYSWGAAALAWLYRCMCRVTNRNVTNLAGPLQLLQSWIFWRFPTLRPPGFDAFSFPLASRWATYLSSSDGKERRIIQYRLALDRLTHRDIVWEPYGSLDVLAVIHPEILTEEHIRLWRAVTSLIYFAVIEWHQVDRVFPQLGGVQHLPEPVLNIEYLHSKDGRGGDRWFPTYYRTWRQHWDERVRSVLSVQRVPDPGPSPKYLDWWHHVAHRILSPGIVFADPRPTQVPDDAILRGSSQAPTRVPAFDMPDNRRLERRRRIGTRATDRDWRWLDDMMQEEQVGGDDEGQADHRLRRSSARLRAARGGGAPPVHHDDEAGSSRRHPTDTHVGGTAEASMGGTPFTHVSSSQVLHGCSTQLLADLATTSFTMDLDDQLGRPQFYADFAEIIRGDDVHQYQSPIPGGPSDPTEYRPQPADTPENLVPETQVPETQLPVDLNEPAGSPYDTWFGMGGRHHLHLELGHRRLRREIGERLGLGVQLDVAQARTYLVHSEATMMLTVTNSSVRFS, via the exons ATGGAGGATGAACGGCGGTTGTACCAGCTCGACGGCGTTGCTCACGTAGCCGGAACCATCGATGCAGAG CCAACCCGATGTGTGTATAGCGTCCGTAGGCAACAGAATATGCCGTTACATGATAGGATCATACCTTACTTAGAGAGGGCTGGATTGTACCACCTGGCTAGGCTGAACGCGTATTGGTTCTGGTTGGATGAACCTCTGGTCAGCGCATTTATCGAGAGGTGGCGGCCTGAGACCCACACTTTCCATATGCCATTCGGAAAGTGTACTATCACGCTCCAGGATGTGGCATACCAGTTTGGGCTGCCCGTGGATGGCCAGGCTGTTTCCGGGTGCATGATAGACTTCCACATGCACATCGAGGGGGTCAGACTGGCATGGGAGTGGTTCGAGGAGTTATTTGGTGAGCTTCCGCCACCGGATAAGAGAAAGTTATACACAGTCCACTTCACATGGTTTCATGAACGGTTCAGGGTGTTACCAGCGGATGCTTTGGAGGAGACCGTGCGCATATATGCACGCGCGTATATTATGATGCTTCTGTCGACACAGCTGTTCATGGACAAGAGTGCGAATCGAGTCCACCTTCGCTGGTTGCCTTTTGTGGTGAGACTTGATGATATGAGCAGCTATAGCTGGGGCGCCGCTGCATTGGCGTGGCTGTACCGATGCATGTGCAGGGTGACGAACAGAAACGTCACCAACTTGGCTGGACCCCTACAGTTGCTACAGTCATGGATCTTTTGGCGGTTCCCCACGCTGAGGCCGCCGGGTTTTGATGCTTTCTCTTTTCCATTGGCATCCAG ATGGGCCACATATTTGTCCTCTTCTGATGGAAAGGAACGGCGGATTATACAGTATCGTCTGGCATTGGATCGACTGACTCATCGAGAT ATTGTGTGGGAGCCTTATGGTTCACTGGACGTACTGGCAGTCATCCATCCGGAGATACTGACCGAGGAGCACATCCGGTTATGGCGGGCTGTCACCAGCCTGATCTACTTTGCAGTTATTGAGTGGCATCAGGTAGACAGGGTCTTCCCACAGCTAGGGGGCGTACAGCATTTGCCTGAGCCAGTGCTCAACATAGAGTATCTTCATAGTAAGGACGGCAGGGGTGGAGATAGATGGTTTCCCACTTACTATAGGACATGGCGTCAGCATTGGGATGAGCGAGTTCGTTCTGTGTTGAGTGTCCAGAGAGTTCCTGATCCTGGTCCATCCCCTAAGTACCTGGACTGGTGGCACCATGTTGCACATAGGATTCTGTCACCAGGGATTGTTTTCGCCGACCCCAGGCCGACCCAGGTTCCGGACGATGCTATACTCAGAGGGTCGTCGCAGGCGCCGACTAGAGTGCCAGCATTCGATATGCCGGATAACAGACGTTTGGAGCGGAGACGACGCATCGGTACACGTGCCACTGATCGTGACTGGCGCTGGCTAGACGACATGATGCAGGAGGAGCAGGTTGGTGGTGATGACGAAGGCCAGGCAGATCATCGCCTTCGTCGATCTTCTGCTAGACTACGGGCTGCTCGTGGTGGAGGAGCACCTCCCGTCCACCACGATGACGAGGCAGGATCGTCCCGTCGGCACCCTACAGACACTCATGTTGGTGGCACCGCGGAGGCTAGTATGGGTGGTACACCTTTTACCCACGTATCTAGCTCTCAGGTACTACATGGGTGTAGCACACAGCTGTTAGCCGATCTTGCTACCACTTCTTTCACCATGGATTTGGACGATCAGTTGGGTAGACCCCAGTTCTATGCGGATTTTGCTGAGATCATACGGGGTGACGACGTTCATCAGTACCAGAGCCCGATTCCAGGCGGCCCTTCAGACCCTACGGAGTATAGGCCACAGCCAGCGGATACGCCTGAAAACCTGGTCCCTGAGACCCAGGTTCCTGAGACCCAGCTTCCGGTCGACTTGAATGAGCCCGCAGGCAGCCCGTACGACACTTGGTTCGGGATGGGGGGTCGCCACCATCTGCATTTGGAGTTGGGGCACAGGAGGCTCCGCCGGGAGATCGGCGAGCGGCTAGGGTTAGGTGTCCAACTCGATGTGGCACAGGCTCGCACCTACTTGGTCCATTCGGAGGCGACCATGATGTTGACGGTGACCAACAGTAGCGTCCGATTCTCTTAA
- the LOC107622689 gene encoding squamosa promoter-binding-like protein 13A, with product MESWSYVSEEKGYVSNDAISPPNSVGRNSKGSFLGWELKTPGGFSIENQGFEELGFPGMKQLPQDPNPISSVHSRKIDNDPAMATPNAFSSRDDFNSKISASLGDSNGGGCDSLIDLKLGRFPDHGDVGVVVPAFSKGAPILSSSESSTPPKRVRASGIHSQTAYCQVYGCNKDLSGCKDYHKRHKVCEVHSKTSKVIVNGIEQRFCQQCSRFHLLAEFDDGKRSCRKRLAGHNERRRKPQVGIHSGKPGRLLQPYGESRFQGNMLTSASFICQEILPAGALSSERYGTGDWWRPIKTEDGSGFRHLSSVPISNGHPQSRPLFPSYNEKQFPFLHENNDATSAGGSIFCENNSSYPPAIGGPNSGSQSLFQDTSIGGEDFNVFDTESAVQGLSGISDSGCALSLLSSQSQNSSSQSSGIPMARSMVIRSSHSSSHYAMSQVSEKMIGITSQASSGVSDRFPSELNPADGSPLSSVLISDTNDIVNFEMADGIFHGSDFVNVKDRLSCDDVPTIDLLQLSSQLQRVESERQSLQVKQENDSSVSLRIT from the exons ATGGAGTCTTGGAGTTATGTTTCTGAAGAGAAGGGTTATGTCTCAAACGATGCGATTTCCCCTCCCAACAGTGTTGGGAGGAACAGCAAAGGTTCCTTCTTGGGTTGGGAACTGAAAACCCCAGGTGGTTTTTCCATTGAGAATCAAGGTTTTGAGGAATTGGGGTTCCCAGGGATGAAACAATTGCCCCAAGATCCTAATCCAATTAGTAGTGTTCATAGCAGAAAGATTGATAATGACCCTGCTATGGCTACCCCAAACGCATTCTCTTCAAGAGATGATTTCAATTCCAAGATTTCAGCCTCTTTGGGGGACTCTAATGGTGGTGGCTGTGATTCACTTATTGACTTGAAGCTTGGTAGGTTTCCTGATCATGGTGATGTTGGTGTGGTGGTGCCAGCATTCTCCAAAGGGGCCCCTATTTTGTCGTCATCGGAGTCGTCCACGCCGCCGAAGAGGGTTCGAGCTTCTGGGATTCACTCTCAGACAGCATACTGCCAGGTCTATGGATGCAACAAGGATCTGAGTGGTTGCAAGGACTACCATAAGAGGCACAAAGTTTGTGAGGTTCATTCCAAGACTTCCAAAGTTATTGTCAATGGTATTGAACAAAGGTTTTGTCAGCAATGTAGTAG GTTTCATTTGCTGGCTGAATTTGATGATGGTAAGCGTAGCTGTCGTAAACGCCTTGCAGGCCATAACGAGCGGCGGAGAAAACCACAAGTTGGTATACACTCTGGAAAGCCTGGGAGGTTGCTTCAGCCATATGGTG AAAGCAGATTCCAGGGAAACATGCTAACATCAGCATCTTTCATCTGCCAAGAGATACTCCCCGCTGGGGCCTTATCTTCTGAGAGATATGGAACAGGTGACTGGTGGAGACCTATAAAAACCGAAGACGGCTCTGGTTTTAGGCATCTTTCTTCTGTTCCTATCTCTAATGGACACCCTCAGTCACGACCTCTGTTTCCTTCATATAATGAGAAGCAATTTCCCTTTCTTCATGAAAATAATGATGCTACATCTGCTGGGGGTAGCATCTTCTGTGAAAATAATAGCTCATATCCACCTGCCATAGGAGGCCCGAACTCGGGGTCACAATCATTATTCCAGGACACGTCCATAGGAGGTGAGGACTTCAATGTTTTCGATACAGAATCGGCTGTTCAAGGACTATCGGGAATTTCAGACTCTGGTTGTGCTCTCTCTCTTCTGTCATCTCAATCACAAAACTCTTCAAGCCAGTCATCTGGAATTCCCATGGCTCGATCAATGGTCATTCGGAGCAGCCATAGCAGTAGCCATTATGCCATGAGCCAGGTCTCTGAAAAGATGATAGGAATAACTTCGCAAGCTTCGAGTGGAGTCTCCGATAGGTTTCCATCCGAGTTGAATCCTGCAGATGGAAGTCCTCTTAGCTCTGTGCTGATATCTGACACCAATGACATTGTCAACTTTGAAATGGCAGATGGAATATTCCATGGTTCAGATTTCGTGAATGTGAAAGATCGTCTCTCATGTGATGATGTCCCGACTATCGACTTGCTTCAACTGTCTTCGCAGCTTCAGCGAGTTGAGAGTGAGAGACAATCCTTGCAGGTGAAGCAAGAAAATGATTCATCGGTCTCTCTCCGGATTACTTAA